One Candidatus Woesebacteria bacterium genomic window, AAATTTTTTCTTCATAATTCTATTTTAGTAGATTTTGAGAAAAAAGGGGAAGAATTGAGAGTATTGCTCTCTACACGGTAGCTTTGTGGTTATAGCTTAACTGCACAATTCTTCCCCTTACTCAGCTACTTGCATTGGTTTTGACCTATCGATCGAATGGCCCTTTGATGGTGCCTCTTAGAAGATCAATGGAGATTCCCAGGTCTTGGTAAACGCCATGATAGTCAATTACCCGACCATTCTTGTCAAAGGTAATCGAAGTTCTTGCGTTGAATTCTTTGTTGAATTCTGTTATCTTTGTGGTCCCATCTTGAGAACCCCATATGTTAGCACCACCTTTTGATCCCCGGATCTCAATATCTGGTTTTCCCTTAGGGTCAGACATTTCACACCTCACTTTTTGAATTCTGATTTGACGACCGATTTAGAGCTTTCCAGGCTCTCAACTAGAATTACACCTCCAAAACTGAATTTTTGAACGTGCTAGGATTTTCCTTCGCTTTTGAAGTGAATCCTTATTTTTCTTTTAGCAAAAAAGAGGATAAAAGTCAAGTTATTGGGGTGATTGATGGTGGTGGAATGGTCTGACCCTGTCCTGACAAGAAGGGTTTTTTGGGGGGTCAGAGTAAAATTTGAGCTAATTCATTTGCTTTTTCTTGGCTTATGTCTCCAAGGAAATTTACATTCATTTTTTCAGATTTAAATATTTCTTGCGCCATCTTTTTTATTTCCTCCATCTTTACTTTACTTCTTTCTTTTGAATAATCCTCAGGACTCCAGATTTCTCCATAGTCCATCAGCTCTCCAATCAGATAGCCTGATATAGATTCGGGCGTCTCAAAGCTCATATACAACAATAGGTTAAGATATTTCTTTATTCTTGAAAATTCTTCCTTTTTTACACCATTTTCTTTTATATCTTCAATTACTGATTTTATTTTTCTAAAAGTTTTCTCTAGATTATTTATATCTGTTGATCCATAAATACTAAGGTAGCCTAGGTAGGGGAAAAGTGAAGTGTAACTACCACAATCATATGTTAGACCCTCGGTTTCTCTTAGTGCGAGCCACAATCTTGAGAGATGACCTTTGCCTAATATGTTGTTTAAGATATTGAGAACAATCTCGTGGTGTCTTTCTACTTCACACCAGCCGAAGGCTGGAAAGTTGATATTGAAATTGATTTGTTTACTTTCATTTTTTTGTACATAGACTGTAAACTTTGAATATCCATCCTCTTGATATTTAGGGAAAACAGTTTTCTTACCTTTTCTTTCCTTACCGAAAGTCCTTTTGATTTTGCTTGTCACTTTTTTCTCATCAAATTTTCCAATTACCGAGATTACCATGTTGCTTGGATTTAAAAATCTCTTCTTCCAGAGAATAATGTCTTTGTCTTGAATAGATAGAATGTGCTTGATATCACCGGTTACAGGCAACTGGTATTGCGGTATATCTTTAAAACGATTTTGCCTTATTTTTTGATTAAAGACCCAAATAGGGTCTGTGTAATTATCATTGCATTCATTGATTATGATACTTTTTTCTTTTTCAAAATCTTTTTTAGTGAAACTTGACCTAAACACGACTTGATATAGCAAATCCACGGCTTTGTCTGCGTTAATATAAGGCGTTTTTATCCAGAATAAGGTTCCTGCTAGAGTTGTTTTCGCGTTTGTACCTCCTCCTATCTCATATATTCTTTTAAATATTTCCTGATTTGTTTTGAATTTTTCTGTTGAAGAGAAAGCAAGGTGTTCCAAGAAATGAGCGATGCCTATATGCTTTTCGTCCTTGGCATAATAATTTCCGGATTTGATTGCAGAGGCTATATAAATAGATTGTATTTCTTTGATAGGATAAAGTATTAAGGTTAATCCGTTTTCTAAAGTTATGATCCTGTACGCATTTTTTATTTTCATATTTGTATTTTATCATTTGATAGTGATTATGAGAGCGAATGGACAATGTCCAACCCTGTCCTGACAAGGACGGACCTTGTCAGTTGGACGGCTAAGTTATAAAGTAGGAAAAGGATGTTGTTTAGTTTTTATTTTTAATCAATGTCTAATTTTAAGATTCAACCAATGATATCTTATTGGGCTAATTGTTTTTTCTTCATTTCCAACCTCTCGGAGTGGCATTGGAGCACTAGGAAGTTTTATAACAGTTATTGGTTGTCGAGAACAGGTAAATTAACTTCAACTGAAAGCAAAGCCCTTGCTAAAGCTAAGGCTATTTTTGCTAAATATGGCTTTGGTGATAGATATTGGGGTTTGGTCTTTTTGAGGGAGCCTGAAGAGGAAGTTTGGGATAAAGCTAAAAGATTTTTTGAACCACAAGAACTTAAGAGTTTAGAGGAAATATATAAAGTTTTTAAACCTCGTTTTGAGGCAATCTGGAAAACTGACCGCGAAAATTTATTGGCTTGGCGTGATCGCTTTAATGATATAAGGGATAAATTGTGTCCCGATGCCTTGCTTTCTGATCTTGATGCTCTCTTTTTTGGTACTGAAAGAAAAAGAAAGCATAAATCTGTAAAAGTAGTGTTTTTAATAAGCTTTCCTAATAAATTTGCTGGCGGCGGTGGCAACTTGGGACCAGGAGTAGTTACCCTAGAGCTTTCTCAGACACCTTTAGAATATGTCCGTCCTGTTGTTCTGACTATGTGGCATGAGATAGCTCATTCTCTTTGGATGATAAATGGATATGAGAATATGGTGGAGAAGTTTGTTAAAGAGAAGGATGAAATGCTTAATTTTGATGATAGCCCTTCATTGAGGGTTTTTGTTAACGAAGCGGTCGCCGAGTCGCTTTTGCCTCATGGGTATTTGGCTCAAAAGCATTTTAATTTTCCATCTGATGAATATTTTTCAAAGCAGGAAAAGATTGTTCTAAGAAAAGAAAACAACGTGCTGGAGAAATGGAGGTTGTATTCTGCTTCTCGACTTGTGCCTTTGGCTAGAAAGTATGTTGAGGAGGGGAAGGTATTAGATAGCGCTTTTCTTGATAAAGTATACGAGCTTTTTGTTGAAGCAAGAGATCTAATTGGTATAGGTCAACTTAAAGGCCAAAATTAGGATGATTGAATAGGGACAGGTTCGGACCCTGTCCTGAAGTTTACTACAAATACATCGATGTATTTATAGTTGAAGAAGTTGAAAGTTAATTTGCTAGATTTTAATTGCGTAAGATGACAAGGACGGACCTTGTCAAGCACCCTTTAAAGGCCTGGCCTTTAAAGGGTGGTCGAGGATGGCCGGAGCTGGTAGGAAGCTAGTATTTAGTATCTTGTATTATGTATTATGCAGGAAATACAAGTAGGAAGGAGAAAGTAGTAAGTAGAAAGCAAAAATAAAAAGTTCAAAATTAAAAGTTCAAAGTTGGAATTTACTAGTTTGTAATTTGGAAAATTGGATAATTGTAGAATTGTTTAGAATTTAGGATTTAGAAATTAGAATTTGGAATTTGTATATTGGAATTTGTATA contains:
- a CDS encoding peptidase, M16 family, which encodes MKIKNAYRIITLENGLTLILYPIKEIQSIYIASAIKSGNYYAKDEKHIGIAHFLEHLAFSSTEKFKTNQEIFKRIYEIGGGTNAKTTLAGTLFWIKTPYINADKAVDLLYQVVFRSSFTKKDFEKEKSIIINECNDNYTDPIWVFNQKIRQNRFKDIPQYQLPVTGDIKHILSIQDKDIILWKKRFLNPSNMVISVIGKFDEKKVTSKIKRTFGKERKGKKTVFPKYQEDGYSKFTVYVQKNESKQINFNINFPAFGWCEVERHHEIVLNILNNILGKGHLSRLWLALRETEGLTYDCGSYTSLFPYLGYLSIYGSTDINNLEKTFRKIKSVIEDIKENGVKKEEFSRIKKYLNLLLYMSFETPESISGYLIGELMDYGEIWSPEDYSKERSKVKMEEIKKMAQEIFKSEKMNVNFLGDISQEKANELAQILL